A window of Rhododendron vialii isolate Sample 1 chromosome 11a, ASM3025357v1 contains these coding sequences:
- the LOC131308462 gene encoding uncharacterized protein LOC131308462, which produces MDGDSQIATESQTTFSIEPSTALAYLDPHYWDQRFAHEEHYEWFKEYSHFRHLIQQHVEPNSSVLEVGCGNSQLCEELYKDGITEITCIDLSAVAVEKMQKRLQSKGYKEIKVLEADMLDLPFGNECFDVVIEKGTMDVLFLDSGDPWNPQPATVSKAMAMLRGVHRVLKPDGIFISITFGQPHFRRPLFTAPEFTWSVEWNTFGDGFHYFFYILRKGRRSSESNGLTKKFEMPSVSLFHDELETEDYLFRTNLDEVED; this is translated from the exons ATGGACGGAGACAGCCAAATTGCGACGGAATCGCAGACAACATTCTCCATCGAACCGTCTACGGCGTTAGCATACCTCGATCCTCATTACTG GGATCAGAGGTTCGCTCATGAGGAGCATTACGAATGGTTCAAAGAGTATTCACATTTCCGGCATCTCATCCAACAGCACGTTGAACCGAATTCCTCT gTATTGGAGGTGGGGTGTGGAAACTCGCAGTTGTGTGAAGAACTGTACAAGGATGGAATTACAGAAATAACGTGCATTGATTTGTCTGCAGTTGCTGTGGAGAAGATGCAGAAAAGGTTACAATCCAAGGGATACAAAG AAATAAAAGTGCTGGAAGCTGATATGCTAGACCTTCCATTTGGCAATGAGTGTTTTGATGTGGTTATCGAGAAAGGAACTATG GATGTATTGTTCTTGGACAGTGGTGACCCCTGGAATCCACAGCCTGCAACAGTAAGCAAGGCAATGGCCATGCTTCGAGGTGTTCATAGGGTTCTTAAACCAGATGGCATTTTCATCTCAATCACTTTTGGCCAG CCACACTTCAGGCGCCCTTTATTTACTGCGCCAGAATTCACCTGGTCTGTGGAGTGGAATACTTTTGGAGACGGATttcattatttcttttacatcTTGAGAAAG GGACGGAGATCATCAGAGAGTAATGGACTTACGAAGAAGTTTGAGATGCCCTCTGTTTCTCTTTTTCACGATGAATTAGAAACAGAAGATTATCTTTTCCGGACCAACCTTGATGAAGTGGAAGACTAA